A region of Massilia sp. WG5 DNA encodes the following proteins:
- a CDS encoding glycosyltransferase family 4 protein, which produces MKILMVSEDLPGTQIGGLGKHVVTLSNALLEQGHEVDIMGRSDRLHADSASEIGFRGRLLPGFGFERPGWKESQLGFFNPVKRPWFARRVARALLRVAGKYDVVHYHGHLPMAGRYVPDGVNFVQSRHDQGSECVTHLRFRQEHVCETRDVRDCAACIHPAPNGLRRTVSGLAVRRYRSETAESFARHKTVFVSDFLRRAFLRAVPDADLSRARVIHNFIRYSHLREHAAAPHEVRTGEVMLVGRIDSGKGFGEFLAQVQGWLPQHARVTIIGDGPLRPALEAKYAGPQVRFLGWQPYDEVIRLSARSHVLVVPSVCEEACSTTVLEALALGKPCLALARGGTPELATYQYYDGQLGLAQTMPRLVERLVELLGRAPVTVPLPASFPMDVSSAIPRILDFYAE; this is translated from the coding sequence TTGAAGATTCTGATGGTTTCGGAGGATTTGCCGGGCACGCAGATCGGCGGCCTAGGCAAGCATGTGGTCACCCTGTCGAACGCCTTGCTGGAGCAGGGCCACGAGGTCGACATCATGGGGCGCAGCGACCGCTTGCATGCGGACAGCGCCTCCGAGATCGGCTTTCGCGGGCGCCTGCTGCCCGGCTTCGGCTTCGAGCGTCCGGGCTGGAAGGAATCCCAGCTCGGCTTTTTCAACCCGGTCAAGCGTCCCTGGTTCGCGCGCCGCGTGGCGCGCGCCCTCCTGCGCGTGGCCGGCAAGTACGACGTGGTGCACTATCACGGCCACCTGCCGATGGCGGGACGCTATGTGCCGGACGGCGTGAACTTCGTGCAGAGCCGCCACGACCAGGGCAGCGAATGCGTGACCCACCTGCGCTTCAGGCAGGAGCACGTGTGCGAGACGCGCGACGTGCGCGACTGCGCGGCCTGTATCCATCCGGCGCCGAACGGACTGCGCCGCACGGTGTCGGGGCTCGCGGTGCGGCGCTACCGTTCCGAAACCGCCGAGTCCTTCGCGCGCCACAAGACGGTGTTCGTGTCCGATTTCCTGCGCCGCGCCTTCCTGCGCGCGGTGCCGGATGCCGACCTGTCGCGCGCGCGCGTGATCCACAACTTCATCCGGTATTCCCACCTGCGCGAGCATGCGGCGGCGCCGCACGAGGTGCGCACGGGGGAGGTGATGCTGGTCGGGCGCATCGATTCCGGCAAGGGCTTCGGCGAATTCCTGGCCCAGGTCCAGGGCTGGCTGCCGCAGCATGCGCGCGTGACCATCATCGGCGACGGCCCGCTGCGCCCCGCGCTGGAGGCGAAATATGCCGGACCGCAGGTGCGCTTCCTCGGCTGGCAGCCCTACGACGAGGTGATCCGCCTGTCGGCGCGCAGCCACGTGCTGGTCGTGCCCTCGGTCTGCGAGGAAGCCTGTTCCACCACGGTGCTGGAAGCACTGGCGCTGGGCAAGCCCTGCCTGGCGCTGGCGCGCGGCGGCACGCCGGAACTGGCGACCTACCAATACTACGACGGCCAGCTTGGGCTGGCCCAAACCATGCCGCGCCTGGTGGAGCGGCTGGTCGAGCTGCTGGGACGTGCGCCAGTGACGGTGCCGCTCCCGGCTTCCTTCCCGATGGACGTGTCGAGCGCCATTCCACGCATACTGGACT